ACCTCATCTATACCGGACGCACGCTGTATGGTGCGAAGCCGGCCAAAGGTCAGGAGATGGAAGACCATTACTTCGGCTCGATCAAGGAGCGCATCTCGGCCTTCATGAGCGAGATCGACGAAGAGCTGTGGAAGCTCGGCGTTTCGGCTCGCACGCGGCATAACGAAGTCGCTCCGGCGCAGCATGAGCTTGCTCCGGTATTCGCGACGGCGAACATCGCCTCGGATCATAACCAGATTATGATGGAGGTTATGAAGAAGGTGGCCATCCGTCACGGTCTCGTCTGCCTGCTGCACGAAAAGCCCTTCGCCGGCGTGAACGGTTCGGGCAAGCATAACAACTGGTCGATGCAGACCGACGACGGGCAGAACCTGCTTGATCCGGGCAATACGCCGCACGACAACGCTCAGTTCCTGCTCATGCTCGCCGCCGTCATCAAGGCCGTCGACGAATACGCCGACCTGCTGCGCGTTTCGGCCGCCAATCCCGGTAACGACCACCGTCTGGGAGCGAACGAGGCTCCTCCGGCGATCATCTCGGTCTATCTTGGCGACCAGTTAACCGACATCCTCGAGCAGATCGAAGCGGGCGAGTCGCGCGGATCGCGCACCGGCGGGTTCATCGACGTCGGAACGTCCGTGCTTCCTCCGCTGCCGCGTGACGCTTCTGACCGTAACCGTACCTCTCCTTTTGCCTTCACCGGCAATAAGTTTGAATTCCGTATGGTTCCTTCTTCTTCGTCCGTTTCGGCTCCGGTGTTCACGCTGAACACGATCGTCGCCGAATCTCTCTCTCAGATCGCCGATCGCCTCGAAAAGGCGACGAACGTTCAGGAAGAGGTGAAGGCCATCATCAAAGACATCATCCACCAGCACAAGCGCATCGTCTTCAACGGCAACGGCTATGCGGCGGATTGGATTGAAGAAGCGGCCCGTCGCGGATTGCCGAACCTGGCGAACACCGTCGATGCGGCGAAGGCCATCGTCGCCGAGAAGAACAAGAAGCTGTATGAGAAGCACAAGGTCTTCAAGGCCGGCGAGCTTGAGGCGCGCTACGAGATTACGCTTGAAACCTACATCAAGACCATCCGCATCGAAGCCGGTGCGATGATTGAGATGGCGGAACGTATGATCATTCCGTCGGTCATCACTTACACGAAGATGCTTGCCGATTCGATCAACGCCGTCGCTGCCACAGGAACGGGTGCCGATACGTCGATCGCTCAGGATCGACTGAAGCAGGTAAGCTCTCTGTTGAAAGACTTCGGATCCGGTATCGCCGCTCTGCGTGCTGCCTTTGACGAAGCCGAAAACGCTCACCATGGCGATACGTATGCAGTGGCTTCACTCTGGAGAGATCGTGTTTTCACGGCGATGGGAACGGCCCGCCAGAGCGCCGATCTTCTCGAAGGTCTGGTCGATCAGGACTTCTGGCCGATGCCGACCTATCAGGATCTGCTGTTCAAGGTTTAACTGTGACGTGCGAGGCGGCTAACGCAAGCTGCCTCGCGTTCCATCTTTTATCCACGAAATACACGAAAAGCACGAAAGTAATCCTTCGCTGTTAAGTGATGTATCTGCTCATTCACTTTGTTGATTTAGAACTTATTGATTGGCCTTTCGGTGTCGGCCTATAAAATCTCTGTGATCGAGTTTCGCGTATTTCGTGATTTTCGTGGACAAGAGGTTCTTATCCTTAGCTGGAAACTCCGCTGGCATATCGTAATATTGATTCGCCGATGAGTGAAATCCTGACAGAAGATCCTCGATTTCTTATTGACTGAACTGCGTTTCTGTATCAAGCCTGTCTTACTATGAAGAGGTCAGGAATCCTCGTTCTGTTTCTGTTAACATGGGGTGAGATTTATTCAGAAACGTGTATACCTGTAGCCGGTCGTCATGTGAACGTTCGTAGTGGACCTGGAATCCAGCATCGTGCCGTTGCATCCATGCCGTATGGTGAATCCACCTGCACGACCAACTACCAGGTTTTCCAGTACAGGGAAGTTTACAGGGTTGATGATATGCACTTTGTAAACCTTTATTCCAATCCTCCCTGTGTTTTTGGTATGAATTTGGGCTGTCTCTGTATTAACCGTGAATAGACGTTGAGAGCGCATCGCTCCGTAGCGAAATGGATTGCTGTCACCATGCCGGGTTGTTATTATTATGGAACAATCAGCGATCATACAGAGGTCCTGAGGTTCTTGTTCGAGCGCGATGAATGCGAGATCTATGAGAGTTATTCTGAATACGAAAGACCGCTCCGTCGATTCAGATCGGTCGAAGCGATTCTGCTGAAATTCGAAGAGCAAGAGAAGCACGGTAAAAAGAATCAGGCAGTTTCGTTGCGGCTCTATGTGAAAAATGCAGGACCAGGGTTTGCGCCGATGCGAGTATCATTGGATCCGGAAAAGTGCGGTGGAGCATCCTATAGATATGCTGCAAGTGGATGGGGTTTAGTCCAGTTCCATCTGTCAGATTCAAAGACTGACCTGGAATCATCGCACACAAACCATAATTCGCTGAACCGAGCAAACAAGTGGAGTCCAACGTATCCGGATCTCGGCTCGCCGTCTGAATGGGACTTTCGCATGATCAATCGCTTTTCTCAGCGCTTGATTCGACAGATAAAGAAGAGAGCCGTAGCCAGTCTGGGATCCAGAGCGGTGCTTTCTGGCGCTCTCAACCTGTGGCAGCATGGTTACAAGCTCTTGCCTTTTGATCCTCAAAACGATAAGATAACCGTCCGCAGAGAGATTGATTGCAGCAGAGACTGATTTTTCCTTCGATTTCTGATTGACTGCATTACAAATCTGTATCGCATTTGATTCATGATCAGCCTGCGTATTCCCGAAGAGATGGAGAAAAGACTACGTTCTATGGCCCGTCTGGAAGGTAAGTCGCGTTCCGAGATCATAAAACAGTCTATTGCGGAGTACCTCACCAGACGCGAGGGTGCTCTGACGCCTTATGAACTCGGTAAGGATTTATTCGGGGCTGCTTCTTCTGATAGAGAGGATCTCTCCGTAAACCGGAAACAATACCTGAAGGAGTCCCTGCAGGCAAAACATGAAAAACGCACAGGCACTAAGAAATCTGATGGCACTATGACCTGGAGGCCAGTCGCAGAAATCGTGTTTTTCATATCATCCATGCCTTAAAAGGCTAAGAATTTTATCCACGAAATACACCAAAAGCACGAAAGAGAACCCTCACTGATAAACACTCTATCTGCTCATTCATTTAGAAAAATCTTTGGATTGGCTCTTTGCGAATGGCTTATGGGATTTCTATATTTGCTGTTCGCGTATTTCGTGTTTTTCGTGGACAAGAGGTTTTTATTCTGAGCTGCAAACTACGAGAGGGTATCGCCGTATCCATTCTCCTGAGAGTGAAGCCTCGTCGCTCAGTTCTTTTCAATCGACAGCGCCGATTGCCGTTGATTTCTGTCCTGCATGCATGACGTCGCCGGCGCTCTGTTCTTCACGACCCTTGCCGGACTATCGACCGGACTGGGCAGCGTGCTTGCCATCGTCGCTCCGCGGTCGAATCGCAGCATTCTCTCGCTTTCGCTTGGATTTTCGGCCGGCGTAATGCTGTATATCTCGTTTATGGAATTGTTACCCGTCGCCCGCGAGGAATTTGATCGTGCCGGAACGGGGAGCGGGATGCTGTATGCGGTGCTTGCCTTCTTTGGCGGCATCATCGTCGTAGCTCTTATCGACCGTCT
This region of Leptonema illini DSM 21528 genomic DNA includes:
- a CDS encoding glutamine synthetase III, with the protein product MKREKKKSISEIFGSRVFNDAAMKEHLPKETYKAIRKVIDKGDSLTPEQANIVATAMKEWAISHGATHFTHWFQPMTGFTAEKHEAFLWPAENGKALMTFSGKELIKGEPDASSFPSGGLRATFEARGYTAWDISSPAFLKEDEGGLTLCIPTAFCSYTGEALDKKTPLLLSMDALSKQAVRVLRLLGNRKVQKVVATLGAEQEYFLIDRRYYEQRPDLIYTGRTLYGAKPAKGQEMEDHYFGSIKERISAFMSEIDEELWKLGVSARTRHNEVAPAQHELAPVFATANIASDHNQIMMEVMKKVAIRHGLVCLLHEKPFAGVNGSGKHNNWSMQTDDGQNLLDPGNTPHDNAQFLLMLAAVIKAVDEYADLLRVSAANPGNDHRLGANEAPPAIISVYLGDQLTDILEQIEAGESRGSRTGGFIDVGTSVLPPLPRDASDRNRTSPFAFTGNKFEFRMVPSSSSVSAPVFTLNTIVAESLSQIADRLEKATNVQEEVKAIIKDIIHQHKRIVFNGNGYAADWIEEAARRGLPNLANTVDAAKAIVAEKNKKLYEKHKVFKAGELEARYEITLETYIKTIRIEAGAMIEMAERMIIPSVITYTKMLADSINAVAATGTGADTSIAQDRLKQVSSLLKDFGSGIAALRAAFDEAENAHHGDTYAVASLWRDRVFTAMGTARQSADLLEGLVDQDFWPMPTYQDLLFKV